One region of Pleuronectes platessa chromosome 18, fPlePla1.1, whole genome shotgun sequence genomic DNA includes:
- the LOC128462002 gene encoding uncharacterized protein DDB_G0271670 encodes MMVRFSFGEESGGEQRAFKMIAKTFLFVVILIGQPSNSQTTAPTEKQTAAIIASTSAAAAATAVAASTAAVTGAATKELEAAITQARAAARAATLAADGTASVSLAVAAAEDAAEAAEAVALAAIQAAASAPASIREVMANIAKESSKAAKAAATAAKAAASQEALVETAEAAKEVGKSSNDALATLSAIPAGKAAQMTEESRSAIATAKTVADIAGATALSVESVVKAATANNSEIMTSSTNAAARSATAAAGVQLSLVSGTNVTPSTASPTPGSSAAPTLATTTAKTTTTTTTTTTTTTAVPVAVKAKETAVVASTAAASAAAAAASAAAAASGPAASTAARNAAIAAKQAAKAAALVAAGAAPVGTAAAAARKAAEAADLAAQAAVDAALKQGTAGQTQQAALIAASAIKLANASKTAAAAATSAAAANANQATISGAAEAARSVATASKEAAQQLQDALSQATGSTAAEKAAIAGAQAVAEMAQATATVATTAAETAVDAASATSATSAAELTAIMTSAAQGAVTSASAAATAAEALADQTEAAAAAAAAGGSGSGSGSGSGTGSGSGSGSGSGSSSGSGSGTGSNSGSNTTGAASYNTISLVSVVISVIAALLL; translated from the exons ATGATGGTCAGATTCAGTTTTGGAGAAGAAAGCGGAGGAGAACAGAGAGCATTCAAAATGATCGCCAAgacttttctctttgttgtgatACTGATTG GGCAACCATCAAATAGTCAAACAACAGCacccacagaaaaacaaactgcagcaatTATCGCGTccacctcagcagcagcagcagcaactgcaGTGGCCGCCTCAACAGCAGCAGTCACTGGAGCAGCAACCAAAGAATTAGAAGCTGCGATAACCCAGGCACGAGCAGCAGCTCGAGCTGCCACCTTAGCAGCAGATGGAACAGCATCAGTATCCCTGGCAGTAGCAGCAGCCGAAGACgctgcagaagcagcagaagcagtAGCATTAGCAGCCATACAAGCAGCAGCAAGTGCACCTGCATCAATTAGAGAGGTAATGGCAAATATAGCCAAGGAATCATCAAAAGCTGCAaaggcagcagcaacagcagcaaaagCAGCAGCATCTCAAGAAGCATTGGTGGAAACAGCAGAAGCTGCCAAAGAAGTGGGGAAATCATCCAACGATGCATTGGCGACATTATCAGCAATCCCAGCAGGAAAAGCAGCACAAATGACAGAAGAATCACGTTCAGCAATAGCAACAGCAAAAACAGTGGCAGACATCGCAGGAGCAACAGCATTGTCAGTAGAATCAGTAGTAAAGGCAGCAACAGCCAACAACTCTGAAATAATGACATCAAGTACAAATGCAGCAGCAAGAagtgcaacagcagcagcaggcgttCAGCTTTCACTGGTATCAGGGACAAATGTAACCCCTTCTACAGCAAGCCCCACACCAGGCAGCAGTGCAGCACCAACCTTGGCAACAACAACagctaaaacaacaacaacaacaacaacaacaacaacaacaacaacagcagtacCTGTAGCAGTTAAAGCAAAGGAAACTGCAGTCGTGGcgtcaacagcagcagcatcagcagcagctgcagccgcctcagcagctgctgcagcttctggacCAGCAGCATCCACAGCAGCCAGGAATGCAGCAATAGCTGCAAAACAAGCAGCAAAGGCTGCTGCATTAGTTGCAGCAGGGGCAGCACCAGTGggaacagcagctgcagcagcaagaAAAGCGGCTGAAGCTGCAGATCTGGCAGCACAAGCAGCCGTAGACGCAGCATTAAAACAAGGAACAGCAGGACAAACGCAACAAGCAGCGCTGATAGCAGCATCAGCAATTAAGTTAGCAAATGCatcaaaaacagcagcagcagcagcaacgtcGGCAGCAGCTGCAAACGCAAATCAGGCAACAAtctcaggagctgctgaagcTGCCAGATCAGTGGCCACAGCATCAAAAGAAGCAGCACAACAACTGCAGGACGCTTTATCACAGGCCACAGGCTCGACCGCAGCAGAGAAAGCAGCAATAGCAGGGGCACAGGCAGTGGCAGAGATGGCACAGGCAACAGCAACAGTAGCCACAACAGCAGCGGAAACAGCAGTAGACGCAGCATCAGCAACATCAGCAACATCCGCGGCAGAACTCACAGCAATAATGACATCAGCAGCACAAGGGGCGGTGACATCGGCCTCAGccgcagcaacagcagcagaggcCCTCGCTGACCAAaccgaggcagcagcagcagcagcagcagcaggtggatcTGGGTCTGGGTCTGGGTCTGGGTCTGGAACTGGATCTGGGTCTGGGTCTgggtctggatctggatctagCTCTGGGTCTGGGTCTGGAACAGGATCAAATTCAGGAAGCAACACAACAGGAGCTGCGAGTTACAATACGATCAGCCTGGTTTCTGTGGTGATCTCCGTCATCGCTGCTCTGCTTCTGTGA